One Owenweeksia hongkongensis DSM 17368 genomic region harbors:
- a CDS encoding RNA polymerase sigma factor — MELESLVRASQKGDKKAHGELYTLLHRKMFGVCLRYASSEAEAQDHLHDGFIHLFKNIKKYGFQGSFEGWARRLFVNLILQKFRSKKLLYATGFEFNETNEVSYEHILEDINAAELLQLITELSPQYKLIFNLYAIEGYSHKEIAEKLEISEGTSKSNLSRARSILQAKVLERFPQCYQMKSNGG, encoded by the coding sequence TTGGAATTAGAGTCTCTTGTTCGCGCTTCACAAAAAGGTGATAAAAAAGCGCATGGTGAACTGTACACCCTCCTGCATCGCAAGATGTTTGGGGTATGTCTTCGCTATGCCTCATCCGAAGCAGAGGCGCAGGACCACTTGCACGATGGCTTTATACATTTATTTAAAAATATTAAGAAATACGGCTTTCAAGGTTCCTTTGAAGGATGGGCGCGCAGGCTTTTTGTAAATCTAATTCTTCAAAAATTTCGCAGCAAAAAACTGCTGTACGCCACAGGTTTTGAATTTAACGAAACGAATGAAGTAAGCTATGAACACATTCTGGAAGACATTAATGCCGCTGAATTGCTCCAATTAATTACTGAGCTGAGTCCGCAATACAAGCTGATTTTTAACCTGTACGCTATTGAGGGGTACAGCCACAAGGAGATTGCTGAGAAACTTGAAATCAGCGAAGGCACCAGCAAATCCAATCTTTCGCGGGCACGAAGCATTTTGCAAGCCAAAGTATTGGAGCGTTTTCCACAATGTTATCAAATGAAGAGTAATGGGGGATAA
- a CDS encoding T9SS type A sorting domain-containing protein: MKIIKLLFVTLAFGGVMRAEGLLEKLVDINDRWAYEQHSWKDVPNLNANFSESELIQQHLYLVHAELSQRSVENLTLEQKQNRASSLVDLYKYAKRGLFPNNITHKGRRPIFIDGFGVHCAVGFLIKESGHPELSKHISANMNDAYLLDMRDSELNNWVSQSGFTAEELAWIQPGYFQPIDYEPLKGGVNGPVNTIISDNNSGIYAGGKFDTADGQAAGSFANYFSGFAGYDWMGIGGSGFQGHVSDAIMYHGELYVAGYFYMVDTTYVNSGVAKWDGSKWTAVGDFYTGALVNYVLDLEIYEDTLYAGGFFKSRYNATDTFQSLAKWDGTEWRATALDIYGEVGALHVYNNKLIVGGVFQLNDTAGVENIAMLNGRQAEYFDASVKVPVYDIEDFGNEIFIGTDFYTQARQDSGGLVVYRNNTWETVFGPGLGNYDKNGGVKCLEAHPDALLIGGDFDIAAIVGNYGKNMGLYRNGYVEAFGMLDSTVRAMTIINDQLYLGGDFNGATTSTGGVTLNHIAQVDLQKYLSTETAELESLKVFPNPAIIELNIELPYGELNDVKLIDMSGRVHSAVAKKEGAYWKLNVEHLQKGNYVLSAKTQDGVLQQKVIIE, translated from the coding sequence ATGAAGATTATAAAATTACTTTTTGTGACTCTCGCTTTTGGCGGAGTAATGCGGGCCGAAGGATTGCTCGAAAAACTGGTGGACATCAATGATCGCTGGGCTTATGAGCAGCACAGCTGGAAAGATGTTCCAAATCTAAATGCCAATTTTAGCGAAAGCGAATTGATACAACAGCACCTGTATTTGGTGCATGCAGAACTTAGCCAACGAAGTGTGGAAAATCTCACATTAGAGCAGAAGCAAAACCGTGCTTCTAGCTTAGTTGATTTGTATAAATACGCTAAGCGAGGTTTGTTTCCAAATAATATTACCCACAAGGGTAGACGACCCATTTTTATCGATGGATTTGGTGTGCACTGCGCGGTTGGTTTTCTTATTAAAGAAAGTGGCCACCCAGAACTGAGTAAACATATTAGTGCTAATATGAATGATGCTTATCTGCTGGACATGCGCGATTCTGAACTTAATAACTGGGTATCGCAGAGTGGATTTACGGCCGAAGAACTTGCCTGGATTCAACCAGGATATTTCCAACCTATAGATTATGAGCCCCTAAAAGGCGGAGTGAATGGCCCTGTAAACACAATTATTAGTGACAATAATTCCGGGATTTATGCAGGTGGAAAGTTTGATACAGCCGATGGTCAAGCAGCCGGAAGCTTTGCCAATTACTTTTCTGGTTTTGCCGGTTATGATTGGATGGGTATAGGTGGATCAGGTTTTCAGGGACATGTGTCCGATGCAATTATGTACCATGGTGAGCTATATGTTGCAGGTTATTTTTACATGGTAGATACTACTTATGTGAACTCTGGCGTGGCAAAATGGGATGGGTCAAAATGGACTGCTGTCGGTGATTTTTATACCGGTGCTTTGGTAAACTATGTGTTGGATTTGGAAATATATGAAGACACACTTTATGCAGGAGGTTTCTTTAAAAGCAGATATAATGCAACTGATACGTTCCAAAGTTTGGCGAAATGGGATGGTACCGAGTGGCGAGCCACTGCATTAGATATATATGGTGAAGTGGGTGCGCTGCATGTGTACAATAACAAACTTATTGTGGGAGGAGTGTTTCAACTTAATGATACCGCTGGTGTGGAGAATATAGCCATGCTCAATGGGCGCCAGGCTGAGTATTTTGATGCATCCGTGAAAGTTCCGGTTTACGATATTGAGGATTTTGGTAATGAAATATTTATCGGAACTGACTTTTATACACAAGCCAGGCAAGATAGTGGTGGACTAGTAGTTTACCGAAATAATACTTGGGAGACCGTTTTTGGCCCAGGTTTAGGAAACTATGATAAAAATGGAGGTGTGAAATGTTTGGAGGCTCATCCTGATGCATTATTGATTGGTGGTGATTTTGACATTGCCGCGATAGTAGGGAACTATGGCAAGAACATGGGACTTTATCGAAATGGTTACGTGGAGGCTTTTGGAATGCTGGATTCCACAGTCCGAGCAATGACAATAATTAACGATCAACTTTATTTGGGCGGTGATTTTAACGGAGCAACTACAAGCACTGGAGGCGTTACTTTGAATCACATTGCTCAGGTAGATCTTCAAAAATATCTGAGCACTGAAACGGCTGAACTGGAAAGTTTGAAGGTGTTTCCAAATCCTGCAATTATAGAATTAAACATCGAGCTGCCTTACGGAGAATTGAATGATGTGAAACTTATAGATATGAGTGGCCGTGTTCATTCCGCTGTAGCGAAAAAAGAAGGTGCTTATTGGAAATTGAATGTGGAGCACTTACAAAAAGGAAACTACGTTTTAAGTGCAAAAACTCAGGATGGAGTGTTACAGCAAAAGGTGATTATAGAGTAA